A part of Odontesthes bonariensis isolate fOdoBon6 chromosome 23, fOdoBon6.hap1, whole genome shotgun sequence genomic DNA contains:
- the luc7l gene encoding putative RNA-binding protein Luc7-like 1 isoform X3, whose translation MDLGECTKIHDLALRADYEIASKERDLFFELDAVDHLESFIADCDRRTELAKKRLAETQEEISAEVAAKAEKVHELNEEIGKLLAKAEQLGAEGNVDEAQKVLQEVEKVRTRKKDAEEEYRNSMPASSFQQQKLRVCEVCSAYLGLHDNDRRLADHFGGKLHLGFIQIREKLDQLKKTVVDKQEKRNQERLKRREEREKEEKMKRKTRSRSREHRRSRSRDRRRRRSRSTSRDKRRSRSRSREKRRRHRSRSRSRSRGHRHSHSHEQSSRHKSSRDRERSSRDRSRERDRMNGRSDSRRADDRDMGDF comes from the exons ATGGACCTGGGGGAGTGTACAAAGATCCATGACCTGGCACTTCGGGCAGATTATGAAATCGCTTCCAAGGAAAGAGATCTTTTCTTTGAGCTTGAT GCTGTGGATCACCTGGAGTCATTCATTGCTGACTGTGACCGAAGGACAGAACTAGCCAAGAAGCGTCTGGCTGAGACCCAAGAAGAGATCAGTGCTGAGGTTGCAGCAAAG GCAGAGAAGGTGCATGAGTTGAATGAGGAAATCGGAAAGCTCCTGGCCAAGGCTGAGCAGCTCGGAGCTGAAGGCAACGTGGATGAAGCTCAGAAGGTCCTGCAGGAAGTGGAGAAGGTCCGCACCAGGAAGAAGGATGCGGAG GAAGAATACAGAAACTCCATGCCAGCCTCCAGCTTTCAGCAGCAGAAGCTCCGGGTGTGTGAGGTGTGCTCTGCTTATCTAGGACTCCATGACAACGACCGTCGTCTGGCTGACCATTTTGGTGGGAAGCTTCACCTGGGGTTCATCCAGATCAGAGAGAAACTGGACCAACTAAAG AAAACTGTGGTCGACAAGCAAGAGAAGAGGAACCAGGAGCGCTTAAAGAGACgagaagagagggagaaagaggaAAAGATGAAGAGAAA gACCAGATCACGGAGCAGAGAGCATAGAAG GTCCCGTTCACGTGACCGCAGAAGGAGGCGCTCGCGTTCGACATCCCGAGACAAGCGGCGCTCTCGTTCACGCTCCAGGGAGAAGAGGAGGCGGCATCGCAGCCGGTCCCGCTCACGCAGCCGTGGACACCgtcacagccatagccacgagCAGAGCTCAAGACACAA GTCGTCCAGGGACCGAGAGCGCTCGTCCAGAGACCGATCACGGGAGCGAGACAGGATGAACGGCAGGTCGGACTCCCGCCGAGCAGACGACAGGGACATGGGGGACTTCTAA
- the LOC142374410 gene encoding epidermal growth factor receptor kinase substrate 8-like protein 1 isoform X1 — MTSTARHLVNHLVTFPLQNGGVQSVEEAQARFSFLAENKKLWSQQMFLDVGREAIHLRDLQSQDELENYPLKKVYRCNAIDTEKHFPSLLLLVCQSADQEKPDVHFFNCEAEKAEQICDDITRAVSASSIRSKKLSDALRLPQSEGEMFATYEIPSHPIPHAPNAPPANPPPYPGPRANGMNGGPDITFLRAEREVGILNHCFEDIEGFMAKLQQTAEAATVLNQRKKKKKKSKKQSIEEDLLTAKARPPPEEEFIDIFQKFKYCFCLLGRLKSTIANPSSEELVHHVFKPLDMMVKTTGGPALGASVSSPALTDSAVSLLRDNLSEEEKQLWTSLGPNWTLPCSQLRGPVAPYTPVFLDGWKPEASRADGQVWEDPVESQHKLEALQVKQEQQEPLQPHGPPDVHISNEEDALPPEADRLYSCSYDFIARNSSELSVQQGETLEVIESSKRWWKCRNRFDQIGFVPFNILEPMAHIDSPVSNRPPSAPAPPPLTKNFSAVPPSPPALQRAPSHSPHHPRRLPAYNQHVPAGDETDKVMLVNDELLQRLTNGKTNLNKPLIIPRSSETSVPLDYHSPPEEVAEWLRGKGFSEPTVTCLGVLTGAQLFSLNKEELRAVIPDEGTRVYSQLTVQKALLEDARRATELEAVMEKQKMKVDLKLESSTL; from the exons ATGACAAGCACCGCAAGACATCTTGTGAAC CACCTTGTGACATTTCCGCTCCAGAACGGGGGTGTCCAGAGTGTAGAGGAGGCCCAGGCACGGTTCTCGTTCCTGGCTGAGAACAAAAAGTTATGGAGTCAACAGATGTTCCTGGATGTCGGAAGAGAGGCCATTCATCTCAGAGACTTACAGAGCCAG GATGAGCTGGAGAACTACCCCTTAAAAAAGGTCTACCGCTGCAACGCCATTGACACAGAGAAACACTTCCCCTCCTTGCTTCTACTAGTCTGCCAAAGTGCAGATCAGGAGAAGCCAGATGTTCACTTCTTCAACTGCGAGGCCGAGAAA GCAGAGCAAATCTGCGATGACATCACACGGGCGGTTTCGGCTTCCTCCATCAGAAGCAAGAAGCTGTCAGATGCCCTTAG GCTTCCTCAGAGTGAAGGAGAAATGTTTGCCACCTATGAGATACCAAGCCACCCCATCCCACATGCTCCAAATGCCCCTCCAGCCAACCCCCCACCTTACCCTGGACccagag CGAACGGCATGAACGGCGGCCCTGACATCACTTTCCTGCGAGCAGAGAGAGAAGTG GGGATCCTCAATCACTGTTTCGAGGACATCGAGGGCTTCATGGccaagctgcagcagactgcaGAGGCTGCAACCGTGCTGAaccagaggaagaagaagaagaagaaaagtaaaaagCAAAGTATTGAAG AGGATTTACTCACTGCAAAGGCCCGCCCACCACCGGAGGAGGAATTCATTGACATCTTCCAGAAATTTAAATATTGCTTCTGCCTTTTG gGTCGGCTTAAATCAACCATCGCCAATCCTTCATCAGAGGAACTTGTACATCATGTGTTCAAACCTCTTGATATG ATGGTGAAAACGACGGGGGGACCTGCTCTCGGAGCCTCGGTGTCCAGCCCTGCCCTCACCGACTCTGCTGTGTCCCTGCTGCGAGACAATCTTAGcgaggaggagaagcagctgtGGACGTCTCTGGGTCCCAACTGGACGCTCCCTTG ctctcagctcAGAGGACCTGTTGCTCCATATACTCCTGTGTTCTTGGATGGCTGGAAGCCGGAAGCATCTAGGGCGGACGGGCAGGTTTGGGAGGATCCGGTCGAGTCACAACACAAACTCGAAGCCCTCCAAGTAAAACAAGAG CAACAAGAGCCGCTTCAGCCCCACGGGCCTCCAGATGTCCACATCAGCAATGAGGA GGATGCCCTCCCGCCAGAGGCTGACAGACTCTACAGCTGCAGTTACGACTTCATAGCCAGGAACAGCAGTGAGCTTTCAGTGCAGCAAGGGGAGACTCTTGAG GTGATTGAATCATCCAAGCGCTGGTGGAAGTGTCGAAATCGGTTCGACCAGATCGGCTTTGTGCCCTTCAACATCCTGGAACCTATGGCTCACATAGACAGCCCCGTCAGCAACAGACCTCCGAGT GCTCCAGCTCCGCCTCCCCTCACCAAGAATTTCTCTGCAGTGCCACCCAGCCCTCCTGCTCTGCAACGCGCCCCCTCCCACTCCCCACATCACCCTCGGAGGTTACCAGCATACAACCAACATGTGCCAGCTGGAGATGAAACAGACAAAG TCATGCTGGTGAACGACGAGCTGCTCCAGCGGCTGACCAATGGAAAGACCAATCTGAACAAACCGCTCATCATACCTCGTTCCTCGGAGACCTCCGTCCCTCTTGATTATCACTCCCCTCCAGAGGAGGTGGCCGAGTGGCTCAGAGGGAAAGGCTTCAGCGAGCC GACGGTGACTTGTTTGGGCGTGCTGACAGGCGCACAGCTGTTCTCCCTGAACAAGGAAGAGCTACGAGCTGTGATTCCAGATGAGGGTACCAGAGTCTACAGTCAGCTCACTGTGCAGAAAGCGCTGCTGGAG GATGCCAGAAGGGCCACAGAGTTGGAGGCAGTCATggagaaacagaaaatgaagGTTGATCTGAAGCTGGAGAGCAGCACTTTGTGA
- the LOC142374410 gene encoding epidermal growth factor receptor kinase substrate 8-like protein 1 isoform X2 has translation MESTDVPGCRKRGHSSQRLTEPVSMQDELENYPLKKVYRCNAIDTEKHFPSLLLLVCQSADQEKPDVHFFNCEAEKAEQICDDITRAVSASSIRSKKLSDALRLPQSEGEMFATYEIPSHPIPHAPNAPPANPPPYPGPRANGMNGGPDITFLRAEREVGILNHCFEDIEGFMAKLQQTAEAATVLNQRKKKKKKSKKQSIEEDLLTAKARPPPEEEFIDIFQKFKYCFCLLGRLKSTIANPSSEELVHHVFKPLDMMVKTTGGPALGASVSSPALTDSAVSLLRDNLSEEEKQLWTSLGPNWTLPCSQLRGPVAPYTPVFLDGWKPEASRADGQVWEDPVESQHKLEALQVKQEQQEPLQPHGPPDVHISNEEDALPPEADRLYSCSYDFIARNSSELSVQQGETLEVIESSKRWWKCRNRFDQIGFVPFNILEPMAHIDSPVSNRPPSAPAPPPLTKNFSAVPPSPPALQRAPSHSPHHPRRLPAYNQHVPAGDETDKVMLVNDELLQRLTNGKTNLNKPLIIPRSSETSVPLDYHSPPEEVAEWLRGKGFSEPTVTCLGVLTGAQLFSLNKEELRAVIPDEGTRVYSQLTVQKALLEDARRATELEAVMEKQKMKVDLKLESSTL, from the exons ATGGAGTCAACAGATGTTCCTGGATGTCGGAAGAGAGGCCATTCATCTCAGAGACTTACAGAGCCAG TTTCTATGCAGGATGAGCTGGAGAACTACCCCTTAAAAAAGGTCTACCGCTGCAACGCCATTGACACAGAGAAACACTTCCCCTCCTTGCTTCTACTAGTCTGCCAAAGTGCAGATCAGGAGAAGCCAGATGTTCACTTCTTCAACTGCGAGGCCGAGAAA GCAGAGCAAATCTGCGATGACATCACACGGGCGGTTTCGGCTTCCTCCATCAGAAGCAAGAAGCTGTCAGATGCCCTTAG GCTTCCTCAGAGTGAAGGAGAAATGTTTGCCACCTATGAGATACCAAGCCACCCCATCCCACATGCTCCAAATGCCCCTCCAGCCAACCCCCCACCTTACCCTGGACccagag CGAACGGCATGAACGGCGGCCCTGACATCACTTTCCTGCGAGCAGAGAGAGAAGTG GGGATCCTCAATCACTGTTTCGAGGACATCGAGGGCTTCATGGccaagctgcagcagactgcaGAGGCTGCAACCGTGCTGAaccagaggaagaagaagaagaagaaaagtaaaaagCAAAGTATTGAAG AGGATTTACTCACTGCAAAGGCCCGCCCACCACCGGAGGAGGAATTCATTGACATCTTCCAGAAATTTAAATATTGCTTCTGCCTTTTG gGTCGGCTTAAATCAACCATCGCCAATCCTTCATCAGAGGAACTTGTACATCATGTGTTCAAACCTCTTGATATG ATGGTGAAAACGACGGGGGGACCTGCTCTCGGAGCCTCGGTGTCCAGCCCTGCCCTCACCGACTCTGCTGTGTCCCTGCTGCGAGACAATCTTAGcgaggaggagaagcagctgtGGACGTCTCTGGGTCCCAACTGGACGCTCCCTTG ctctcagctcAGAGGACCTGTTGCTCCATATACTCCTGTGTTCTTGGATGGCTGGAAGCCGGAAGCATCTAGGGCGGACGGGCAGGTTTGGGAGGATCCGGTCGAGTCACAACACAAACTCGAAGCCCTCCAAGTAAAACAAGAG CAACAAGAGCCGCTTCAGCCCCACGGGCCTCCAGATGTCCACATCAGCAATGAGGA GGATGCCCTCCCGCCAGAGGCTGACAGACTCTACAGCTGCAGTTACGACTTCATAGCCAGGAACAGCAGTGAGCTTTCAGTGCAGCAAGGGGAGACTCTTGAG GTGATTGAATCATCCAAGCGCTGGTGGAAGTGTCGAAATCGGTTCGACCAGATCGGCTTTGTGCCCTTCAACATCCTGGAACCTATGGCTCACATAGACAGCCCCGTCAGCAACAGACCTCCGAGT GCTCCAGCTCCGCCTCCCCTCACCAAGAATTTCTCTGCAGTGCCACCCAGCCCTCCTGCTCTGCAACGCGCCCCCTCCCACTCCCCACATCACCCTCGGAGGTTACCAGCATACAACCAACATGTGCCAGCTGGAGATGAAACAGACAAAG TCATGCTGGTGAACGACGAGCTGCTCCAGCGGCTGACCAATGGAAAGACCAATCTGAACAAACCGCTCATCATACCTCGTTCCTCGGAGACCTCCGTCCCTCTTGATTATCACTCCCCTCCAGAGGAGGTGGCCGAGTGGCTCAGAGGGAAAGGCTTCAGCGAGCC GACGGTGACTTGTTTGGGCGTGCTGACAGGCGCACAGCTGTTCTCCCTGAACAAGGAAGAGCTACGAGCTGTGATTCCAGATGAGGGTACCAGAGTCTACAGTCAGCTCACTGTGCAGAAAGCGCTGCTGGAG GATGCCAGAAGGGCCACAGAGTTGGAGGCAGTCATggagaaacagaaaatgaagGTTGATCTGAAGCTGGAGAGCAGCACTTTGTGA
- the LOC142373955 gene encoding sodium-dependent neutral amino acid transporter B(0)AT2-like — protein MEKQPLPADDDKTGGAEPEAGAYAGEEVQRGPSEPPARAGWNSKIEYFLAQVGFSVGLGNVWRFPYLCHQNGGGAFLLLYVLLMLIVGIPLFFLELAAGQAIRQGSIGVWKYISPRLAGIGYSSCVVCFFVALYYNVILAWSLFYLGNSFQSPLPWEHCPTQGNITVKECEKSSPTSYFWFRKALDITDSIDEVGSFNPYMVCCLLAAWTIVCLGMFKGIKSSVKVMYFSSIFPYVVLICFLIRGLLLDGALEGIAYMFYPKLEIWANVQVWRQAATQVFFALGLGFGSVIAYSSYNPKNNNCHRDAFTVSLINFLTSVLATLVVFAVLGFRAKTKVISCIASNLKVLSEQYNCSYVDQSLIPVFCDSDPKSVTVEDYSAWFKQSGRQIPSNLTECDLKKEMQEGVEGTGLAFIAFTEAISLLPGSPFWSALFFLMLLNLGLSTMFGTMEGILAPLSDRFKTLAKNKTKLTIFSCIIGFLIGLLFTQRCGNYFVTMFDDYSATLPLIIVVVFETFSVSWVYGADRFLDDIEAMLGWRPSVIYKYLWKYVCLFAMLGLLGATTVRMFIKRPTYMAWNQETASDDHLPYPGWALAVLALLIIFAMMPVPVGLIHSVLLDRRRPASRDTEAGQYSIVNTDETPMSDMSELDQRNGFAASIS, from the exons ATGGAGAAGCAGCCTTTGCCAGCTGATGATGACAAGACAGGAGGTGCAGAGCCGGAGGCTGGTGCCTACGCTGGTGAGGAGGTGCAGCGGGGCCCCTCTGAGCCTCCTGCTCGAGCAGGATGGAACAGTAAAATAGAGTATTTTTTGGCTCAGGTGGGATTCAGCGTCGGGCTCGGCAACGTCTGGAGGTTTCCGTATTTGTGCCACCAGAACGGCGGAG GAGCCTTTCTCCTGCTGTATGTGCTGCTGATGCTGATTGTGGGCATTCCCTTGTTCTTCCTGGAGCTGGCGGCCGGTCAGGCTATTCGACAGGGCAGCATTGGAGTGTGGAAATATATCTCCCCGAGGCTCGCGGGCATCGGCTACTCCAGCTGTGTG GTTTGTTTCTTTGTGGCTCTCTATTACAATGTGATCCTCGCATGGAGTCTTTTCTATCTCGGGAACTCATTCCAGTCCCCTTTACCTTGGGAACATTGTCCAACACAGGGGAATATAACGG TAAAAGAATGTGAAAAGAGCTCTCCCACCTCGTATTTCTGGTTCCGCAAAGCCTTGGATATCACAGACTCCATTGATGAGGTGGGCTCTTTCAACCCTTACATGGTCTGCTGTCTGCTGGCAGCCTGGACAATCGTGTGCCTGGGAATGTTCAAGGGTATCAAGTCCTCGGTCAAG GTGATGTACTTCTCCTCCATATTCCCGTACGTGGTGCTAATCTGCTTTCTGATCCGAGGACTTCTGCTGGATGGAGCCTTAGAGGGAATCGCCTACATGTTTTACCCAAAG TTGGAAATCTGGGCAAATGTGCAGGTGTGGCGACAGGCAGCCACGCAGGTTTTCTTTGCCCTGGGCCTCGGCTTTGGGTCCGTCATCGCCTACTCCTCCTACAATCCCAAGAACAACAACTGCCACCGTGACGCCTTCACTGTCTCCTTAATAAACTTCCTCACATCGGTTCTGGCCACTCTGGTTGTGTTTGCTGTCCTCGGCTTCCGTGCCAAAACCAAGGTCATTTCATGCATAGCCAG TAACCTCAAAGTGTTATCAGAGCAGTACAACTGCAGTTACGTGGACCAAAGCCTGATACCAGTATTCTGCGACTCTGATCCCAAATCCGTGACAGTAGAGGACTACAGTGCCTGGTTTAAACAGTCTGGGCGCCAGATCCCTTCAAATTTAACAGAATGTGACCTGAAAAAAGAGATGCAGGAG GGCGTCGAGGGCACCGGCTTggcttttattgctttcacgGAGGCCATTTCACTCCTACCTGGCAGCCCCTTCTGGTCTGCACTCTTTTTCCTCATGCTGCTCAACCTGGGCCTCAGCACCATGTTTGGCACTATGGAGGGCATCCTTGCTCCCCTCAGCGACCGCTTCAAAACTCTGGCAAAAAACAAGACCAAACTTACAA TTTTCAGCTGCATCATTGGCTTTCTGATCGGCCTGCTCTTCACCCAGCGCTGTGGGAACTACTTTGTGACGATGTTCGACGATTACTCTGCCACTCTGCCCCTCATCATTGTGGTGGTTTTCGAGACCTTTAGCGTGTCTTGGGTATATGGAGCTGATAG ATTCCTAGACGACATAGAGGCAATGCTGGGCTGGCGCCCCAGTGTCATTTACAAGTACCTGTGGAAATACGTTTGCCTGTTTGCTATGCTGGGACTGCTGGGAGCCACCACTGTACGCATGTTCATCAAACGCCCCACTTACATGGCGTGGAACCAGGAAACG GCTTCTGATGATCATCTACCGTACCCTGGTTGGGCTCTGGCTGTTTTGGCTTTGTTGATCATATTTGCGATGATGCCCGTCCCGGTGGGTTTGATCCACTCTGTTCTGCTGGACCGCAGGAGGCCAGCATCCAGAGACACAGAGGCTGGTCAGTACAGCATTGTTAACACCGATGAAACCCCCATGTCTGACATGTCTGAGCTGGACCAGAGGAACGGGTTTGCTGCTTCCATTTCCTGA